One genomic segment of Labrus bergylta chromosome 17, fLabBer1.1, whole genome shotgun sequence includes these proteins:
- the pax8 gene encoding paired box protein Pax-8 isoform X3: protein MSSHSGRGGMFVNGRPLPEVIRQRIVDMAHQGVRPCDISRQLRVSHGCVSKILGRYYETGSIKPGVIGGSKPKVATPKVVDKIAEYKRQNPTMFAWEIRDRLLAEGVCDSDTVPSVSSINRIIRTKVQQPFNLPLDGKGLSPGQTLIPSSAVTPPESPHSDSLGSTYSISGLLGIPQPSVEGKRSHDDSDQESCRHSVDSQGSGGVPRKQMRVDHFSAATQHLDCGFDRHHYPPDSFGSASGSKAEQTLYPLSLINGSLDEAKTSLSTSSSAIGRNLTAHQSYAMVTEPLQSLPLCLKQEMSPEVTSTSPSPNMVASNLAFVELQALQKPVSVSSSSCGNSNHSPYAFNSFSHHAPVYGQFSSQSILSGRDMVSSTLPGYPPHIPSPAQSGYTTSAITGMVAAGADYSGQTYSHTPYTTYSDAWRFTNSSILGSPYYYSSASRTAPPSAAAYDHL from the exons ATGTCCAGCCACAGTGGGAGAG GCGGAATGTTTGTTAATGGACGCCCGCTTCCGGAGGTGATCCGGCAACGCATCGTGGACATGGCCCACCAGGGGGTCCGGCCCTGTGACATCTCCCGGCAGCTCCGAGTCAGCCACGGCTGCGTCAGCAAGATTCTGGGACG TTACTACGAGACAGGCAGCATCAAACCCGGCGTGATTGGCGGCTCTAAACCCAAAGTGGCCACGCCGAAGGTGGTGGATAAAATCGCAGAGTACAAAAGGCAGAATCCCACCATGTTCGCCTGGGAGATCAGAGACCGGCTGCTGGCGGAGGGAGTGTGTGACAGCGACACGGTGCCCAGCGTGAGCTCCATTAACAG aataattCGAACAAAGGTCCAGCAACCATTCAATCTGCCTCTGGACGGAAAAGGCCTGAGTCCTGGACAAACCTTAA tccCCAGTTCAGCCGTCACTCCTCCTGAATCTCCACACTCAGACTCTTTGGGCTCCACCTACTCCATCAGTGGCTTGTTAGGGATCCCCCAACCCAGCGTCGAGGGCAAGAGGAGCCACGATGACA GTGATCAGGAGAGTTGTCGGCACAGCGTAGACTCTCAGGGCAGCGGGGGAGTCCCGAGGAAACAGATGAGGGTGGATCACTTCTCAGCAGCCACGCAACATCTGGACTGTGGGTTCGACCGTCACCACTATCCCCCGGACTCATTCGGCTCCGCGTCCGGAAGCAAAGCAGAGCAG ACTTTGTACCCGCTCTCCCTCATCAACGGCAGCCTTGATGAGGCCAAGACGAGCCTCTCAACATCCTCGTCCGCCATTGGACGGAATCTAACAGCACACCAGAGCTACGCAATGGTGACAG AGCCCCTCCAGTCGCTGCCACTCTGCCTTAAACAGGAAATGTCCCCGGAAGTGACGAGCACAAGCCCCTCCCCAAACATGGTGGCGTCCAACCTGGCGTTCGTTGAGCTGCAGGCGCTGCAGAAGCCCGtttctgtcagcagcagcagctgcggCAACTCCAACCATTCCCCCTATGCTTTCAACTCATTCTCCCATCATGCACCTGTGTACGGGCAGTTCAGCAGTCAGTCTATTCTCTCAG ggcGTGACATGGTGAGCTCCACCCTGCCAGGTTACCCACCTCACATCCCCTCCCCCGCGCAGTCAGGATACACCACCTCAGCCATCACGGGCATGGTAGCAG caggtGCAGATTACTCGGGTCAGACCTACAGCCACACACCGTACACCACCTACAGCGACGCCTGGAGGTTCACCAACTCCTCCATACTGG
- the pax8 gene encoding paired box protein Pax-8 isoform X4 has protein sequence MFVNGRPLPEVIRQRIVDMAHQGVRPCDISRQLRVSHGCVSKILGRYYETGSIKPGVIGGSKPKVATPKVVDKIAEYKRQNPTMFAWEIRDRLLAEGVCDSDTVPSVSSINRIIRTKVQQPFNLPLDGKGLSPGQTLIPSSAVTPPESPHSDSLGSTYSISGLLGIPQPSVEGKRSHDDSDQESCRHSVDSQGSGGVPRKQMRVDHFSAATQHLDCGFDRHHYPPDSFGSASGSKAEQTLYPLSLINGSLDEAKTSLSTSSSAIGRNLTAHQSYAMVTEPLQSLPLCLKQEMSPEVTSTSPSPNMVASNLAFVELQALQKPVSVSSSSCGNSNHSPYAFNSFSHHAPVYGQFSSQSILSGRDMVSSTLPGYPPHIPSPAQSGYTTSAITGMVAAGADYSGQTYSHTPYTTYSDAWRFTNSSILGSPYYYSSASRTAPPSAAAYDHL, from the exons ATGTTTGTTAATGGACGCCCGCTTCCGGAGGTGATCCGGCAACGCATCGTGGACATGGCCCACCAGGGGGTCCGGCCCTGTGACATCTCCCGGCAGCTCCGAGTCAGCCACGGCTGCGTCAGCAAGATTCTGGGACG TTACTACGAGACAGGCAGCATCAAACCCGGCGTGATTGGCGGCTCTAAACCCAAAGTGGCCACGCCGAAGGTGGTGGATAAAATCGCAGAGTACAAAAGGCAGAATCCCACCATGTTCGCCTGGGAGATCAGAGACCGGCTGCTGGCGGAGGGAGTGTGTGACAGCGACACGGTGCCCAGCGTGAGCTCCATTAACAG aataattCGAACAAAGGTCCAGCAACCATTCAATCTGCCTCTGGACGGAAAAGGCCTGAGTCCTGGACAAACCTTAA tccCCAGTTCAGCCGTCACTCCTCCTGAATCTCCACACTCAGACTCTTTGGGCTCCACCTACTCCATCAGTGGCTTGTTAGGGATCCCCCAACCCAGCGTCGAGGGCAAGAGGAGCCACGATGACA GTGATCAGGAGAGTTGTCGGCACAGCGTAGACTCTCAGGGCAGCGGGGGAGTCCCGAGGAAACAGATGAGGGTGGATCACTTCTCAGCAGCCACGCAACATCTGGACTGTGGGTTCGACCGTCACCACTATCCCCCGGACTCATTCGGCTCCGCGTCCGGAAGCAAAGCAGAGCAG ACTTTGTACCCGCTCTCCCTCATCAACGGCAGCCTTGATGAGGCCAAGACGAGCCTCTCAACATCCTCGTCCGCCATTGGACGGAATCTAACAGCACACCAGAGCTACGCAATGGTGACAG AGCCCCTCCAGTCGCTGCCACTCTGCCTTAAACAGGAAATGTCCCCGGAAGTGACGAGCACAAGCCCCTCCCCAAACATGGTGGCGTCCAACCTGGCGTTCGTTGAGCTGCAGGCGCTGCAGAAGCCCGtttctgtcagcagcagcagctgcggCAACTCCAACCATTCCCCCTATGCTTTCAACTCATTCTCCCATCATGCACCTGTGTACGGGCAGTTCAGCAGTCAGTCTATTCTCTCAG ggcGTGACATGGTGAGCTCCACCCTGCCAGGTTACCCACCTCACATCCCCTCCCCCGCGCAGTCAGGATACACCACCTCAGCCATCACGGGCATGGTAGCAG caggtGCAGATTACTCGGGTCAGACCTACAGCCACACACCGTACACCACCTACAGCGACGCCTGGAGGTTCACCAACTCCTCCATACTGG
- the pax8 gene encoding paired box protein Pax-8 isoform X2, protein MSSHSGRGHGGLNQLGGMFVNGRPLPEVIRQRIVDMAHQGVRPCDISRQLRVSHGCVSKILGRYYETGSIKPGVIGGSKPKVATPKVVDKIAEYKRQNPTMFAWEIRDRLLAEGVCDSDTVPSVSSINRIIRTKVQQPFNLPLDGKGLSPGQTLIPSSAVTPPESPHSDSLGSTYSISGLLGIPQPSVEGKRSHDDSDQESCRHSVDSQGSGGVPRKQMRVDHFSAATQHLDCGFDRHHYPPDSFGSASGSKAEQTLYPLSLINGSLDEAKTSLSTSSSAIGRNLTAHQSYAMVTEPLQSLPLCLKQEMSPEVTSTSPSPNMVASNLAFVELQALQKPVSVSSSSCGNSNHSPYAFNSFSHHAPVYGQFSSQSILSGRDMVSSTLPGYPPHIPSPAQSGYTTSAITGMVAGADYSGQTYSHTPYTTYSDAWRFTNSSILGSPYYYSSASRTAPPSAAAYDHL, encoded by the exons ATGTCCAGCCACAGTGGGAGAG gtCATGGGGGTCTTAACCAACTAGGCGGAATGTTTGTTAATGGACGCCCGCTTCCGGAGGTGATCCGGCAACGCATCGTGGACATGGCCCACCAGGGGGTCCGGCCCTGTGACATCTCCCGGCAGCTCCGAGTCAGCCACGGCTGCGTCAGCAAGATTCTGGGACG TTACTACGAGACAGGCAGCATCAAACCCGGCGTGATTGGCGGCTCTAAACCCAAAGTGGCCACGCCGAAGGTGGTGGATAAAATCGCAGAGTACAAAAGGCAGAATCCCACCATGTTCGCCTGGGAGATCAGAGACCGGCTGCTGGCGGAGGGAGTGTGTGACAGCGACACGGTGCCCAGCGTGAGCTCCATTAACAG aataattCGAACAAAGGTCCAGCAACCATTCAATCTGCCTCTGGACGGAAAAGGCCTGAGTCCTGGACAAACCTTAA tccCCAGTTCAGCCGTCACTCCTCCTGAATCTCCACACTCAGACTCTTTGGGCTCCACCTACTCCATCAGTGGCTTGTTAGGGATCCCCCAACCCAGCGTCGAGGGCAAGAGGAGCCACGATGACA GTGATCAGGAGAGTTGTCGGCACAGCGTAGACTCTCAGGGCAGCGGGGGAGTCCCGAGGAAACAGATGAGGGTGGATCACTTCTCAGCAGCCACGCAACATCTGGACTGTGGGTTCGACCGTCACCACTATCCCCCGGACTCATTCGGCTCCGCGTCCGGAAGCAAAGCAGAGCAG ACTTTGTACCCGCTCTCCCTCATCAACGGCAGCCTTGATGAGGCCAAGACGAGCCTCTCAACATCCTCGTCCGCCATTGGACGGAATCTAACAGCACACCAGAGCTACGCAATGGTGACAG AGCCCCTCCAGTCGCTGCCACTCTGCCTTAAACAGGAAATGTCCCCGGAAGTGACGAGCACAAGCCCCTCCCCAAACATGGTGGCGTCCAACCTGGCGTTCGTTGAGCTGCAGGCGCTGCAGAAGCCCGtttctgtcagcagcagcagctgcggCAACTCCAACCATTCCCCCTATGCTTTCAACTCATTCTCCCATCATGCACCTGTGTACGGGCAGTTCAGCAGTCAGTCTATTCTCTCAG ggcGTGACATGGTGAGCTCCACCCTGCCAGGTTACCCACCTCACATCCCCTCCCCCGCGCAGTCAGGATACACCACCTCAGCCATCACGGGCATGGTAGCAG gtGCAGATTACTCGGGTCAGACCTACAGCCACACACCGTACACCACCTACAGCGACGCCTGGAGGTTCACCAACTCCTCCATACTGG
- the pax8 gene encoding paired box protein Pax-8 isoform X6, translating to MSSHSGRGHGGLNQLGGMFVNGRPLPEVIRQRIVDMAHQGVRPCDISRQLRVSHGCVSKILGRYYETGSIKPGVIGGSKPKVATPKVVDKIAEYKRQNPTMFAWEIRDRLLAEGVCDSDTVPSVSSINRIIRTKVQQPFNLPLDGKGLSPGQTLIPSSAVTPPESPHSDSLGSTYSISGLLGIPQPSVEGKRSHDDSDQESCRHSVDSQGSGGVPRKQMRVDHFSAATQHLDCGFDRHHYPPDSFGSASGSKAEQTLYPLSLINGSLDEAKTSLSTSSSAIGRNLTAHQSYAMVTGRDMVSSTLPGYPPHIPSPAQSGYTTSAITGMVAGADYSGQTYSHTPYTTYSDAWRFTNSSILGSPYYYSSASRTAPPSAAAYDHL from the exons ATGTCCAGCCACAGTGGGAGAG gtCATGGGGGTCTTAACCAACTAGGCGGAATGTTTGTTAATGGACGCCCGCTTCCGGAGGTGATCCGGCAACGCATCGTGGACATGGCCCACCAGGGGGTCCGGCCCTGTGACATCTCCCGGCAGCTCCGAGTCAGCCACGGCTGCGTCAGCAAGATTCTGGGACG TTACTACGAGACAGGCAGCATCAAACCCGGCGTGATTGGCGGCTCTAAACCCAAAGTGGCCACGCCGAAGGTGGTGGATAAAATCGCAGAGTACAAAAGGCAGAATCCCACCATGTTCGCCTGGGAGATCAGAGACCGGCTGCTGGCGGAGGGAGTGTGTGACAGCGACACGGTGCCCAGCGTGAGCTCCATTAACAG aataattCGAACAAAGGTCCAGCAACCATTCAATCTGCCTCTGGACGGAAAAGGCCTGAGTCCTGGACAAACCTTAA tccCCAGTTCAGCCGTCACTCCTCCTGAATCTCCACACTCAGACTCTTTGGGCTCCACCTACTCCATCAGTGGCTTGTTAGGGATCCCCCAACCCAGCGTCGAGGGCAAGAGGAGCCACGATGACA GTGATCAGGAGAGTTGTCGGCACAGCGTAGACTCTCAGGGCAGCGGGGGAGTCCCGAGGAAACAGATGAGGGTGGATCACTTCTCAGCAGCCACGCAACATCTGGACTGTGGGTTCGACCGTCACCACTATCCCCCGGACTCATTCGGCTCCGCGTCCGGAAGCAAAGCAGAGCAG ACTTTGTACCCGCTCTCCCTCATCAACGGCAGCCTTGATGAGGCCAAGACGAGCCTCTCAACATCCTCGTCCGCCATTGGACGGAATCTAACAGCACACCAGAGCTACGCAATGGTGACAG ggcGTGACATGGTGAGCTCCACCCTGCCAGGTTACCCACCTCACATCCCCTCCCCCGCGCAGTCAGGATACACCACCTCAGCCATCACGGGCATGGTAGCAG gtGCAGATTACTCGGGTCAGACCTACAGCCACACACCGTACACCACCTACAGCGACGCCTGGAGGTTCACCAACTCCTCCATACTGG
- the pax8 gene encoding paired box protein Pax-8 isoform X1 — protein sequence MSSHSGRGHGGLNQLGGMFVNGRPLPEVIRQRIVDMAHQGVRPCDISRQLRVSHGCVSKILGRYYETGSIKPGVIGGSKPKVATPKVVDKIAEYKRQNPTMFAWEIRDRLLAEGVCDSDTVPSVSSINRIIRTKVQQPFNLPLDGKGLSPGQTLIPSSAVTPPESPHSDSLGSTYSISGLLGIPQPSVEGKRSHDDSDQESCRHSVDSQGSGGVPRKQMRVDHFSAATQHLDCGFDRHHYPPDSFGSASGSKAEQTLYPLSLINGSLDEAKTSLSTSSSAIGRNLTAHQSYAMVTEPLQSLPLCLKQEMSPEVTSTSPSPNMVASNLAFVELQALQKPVSVSSSSCGNSNHSPYAFNSFSHHAPVYGQFSSQSILSGRDMVSSTLPGYPPHIPSPAQSGYTTSAITGMVAAGADYSGQTYSHTPYTTYSDAWRFTNSSILGSPYYYSSASRTAPPSAAAYDHL from the exons ATGTCCAGCCACAGTGGGAGAG gtCATGGGGGTCTTAACCAACTAGGCGGAATGTTTGTTAATGGACGCCCGCTTCCGGAGGTGATCCGGCAACGCATCGTGGACATGGCCCACCAGGGGGTCCGGCCCTGTGACATCTCCCGGCAGCTCCGAGTCAGCCACGGCTGCGTCAGCAAGATTCTGGGACG TTACTACGAGACAGGCAGCATCAAACCCGGCGTGATTGGCGGCTCTAAACCCAAAGTGGCCACGCCGAAGGTGGTGGATAAAATCGCAGAGTACAAAAGGCAGAATCCCACCATGTTCGCCTGGGAGATCAGAGACCGGCTGCTGGCGGAGGGAGTGTGTGACAGCGACACGGTGCCCAGCGTGAGCTCCATTAACAG aataattCGAACAAAGGTCCAGCAACCATTCAATCTGCCTCTGGACGGAAAAGGCCTGAGTCCTGGACAAACCTTAA tccCCAGTTCAGCCGTCACTCCTCCTGAATCTCCACACTCAGACTCTTTGGGCTCCACCTACTCCATCAGTGGCTTGTTAGGGATCCCCCAACCCAGCGTCGAGGGCAAGAGGAGCCACGATGACA GTGATCAGGAGAGTTGTCGGCACAGCGTAGACTCTCAGGGCAGCGGGGGAGTCCCGAGGAAACAGATGAGGGTGGATCACTTCTCAGCAGCCACGCAACATCTGGACTGTGGGTTCGACCGTCACCACTATCCCCCGGACTCATTCGGCTCCGCGTCCGGAAGCAAAGCAGAGCAG ACTTTGTACCCGCTCTCCCTCATCAACGGCAGCCTTGATGAGGCCAAGACGAGCCTCTCAACATCCTCGTCCGCCATTGGACGGAATCTAACAGCACACCAGAGCTACGCAATGGTGACAG AGCCCCTCCAGTCGCTGCCACTCTGCCTTAAACAGGAAATGTCCCCGGAAGTGACGAGCACAAGCCCCTCCCCAAACATGGTGGCGTCCAACCTGGCGTTCGTTGAGCTGCAGGCGCTGCAGAAGCCCGtttctgtcagcagcagcagctgcggCAACTCCAACCATTCCCCCTATGCTTTCAACTCATTCTCCCATCATGCACCTGTGTACGGGCAGTTCAGCAGTCAGTCTATTCTCTCAG ggcGTGACATGGTGAGCTCCACCCTGCCAGGTTACCCACCTCACATCCCCTCCCCCGCGCAGTCAGGATACACCACCTCAGCCATCACGGGCATGGTAGCAG caggtGCAGATTACTCGGGTCAGACCTACAGCCACACACCGTACACCACCTACAGCGACGCCTGGAGGTTCACCAACTCCTCCATACTGG
- the pax8 gene encoding paired box protein Pax-8 isoform X5 — protein MSSHSGRGHGGLNQLGGMFVNGRPLPEVIRQRIVDMAHQGVRPCDISRQLRVSHGCVSKILGRYYETGSIKPGVIGGSKPKVATPKVVDKIAEYKRQNPTMFAWEIRDRLLAEGVCDSDTVPSVSSINRIIRTKVQQPFNLPLDGKGLSPGQTLIPSSAVTPPESPHSDSLGSTYSISGLLGIPQPSVEGKRSHDDSDQESCRHSVDSQGSGGVPRKQMRVDHFSAATQHLDCGFDRHHYPPDSFGSASGSKAEQTLYPLSLINGSLDEAKTSLSTSSSAIGRNLTAHQSYAMVTGRDMVSSTLPGYPPHIPSPAQSGYTTSAITGMVAAGADYSGQTYSHTPYTTYSDAWRFTNSSILGSPYYYSSASRTAPPSAAAYDHL, from the exons ATGTCCAGCCACAGTGGGAGAG gtCATGGGGGTCTTAACCAACTAGGCGGAATGTTTGTTAATGGACGCCCGCTTCCGGAGGTGATCCGGCAACGCATCGTGGACATGGCCCACCAGGGGGTCCGGCCCTGTGACATCTCCCGGCAGCTCCGAGTCAGCCACGGCTGCGTCAGCAAGATTCTGGGACG TTACTACGAGACAGGCAGCATCAAACCCGGCGTGATTGGCGGCTCTAAACCCAAAGTGGCCACGCCGAAGGTGGTGGATAAAATCGCAGAGTACAAAAGGCAGAATCCCACCATGTTCGCCTGGGAGATCAGAGACCGGCTGCTGGCGGAGGGAGTGTGTGACAGCGACACGGTGCCCAGCGTGAGCTCCATTAACAG aataattCGAACAAAGGTCCAGCAACCATTCAATCTGCCTCTGGACGGAAAAGGCCTGAGTCCTGGACAAACCTTAA tccCCAGTTCAGCCGTCACTCCTCCTGAATCTCCACACTCAGACTCTTTGGGCTCCACCTACTCCATCAGTGGCTTGTTAGGGATCCCCCAACCCAGCGTCGAGGGCAAGAGGAGCCACGATGACA GTGATCAGGAGAGTTGTCGGCACAGCGTAGACTCTCAGGGCAGCGGGGGAGTCCCGAGGAAACAGATGAGGGTGGATCACTTCTCAGCAGCCACGCAACATCTGGACTGTGGGTTCGACCGTCACCACTATCCCCCGGACTCATTCGGCTCCGCGTCCGGAAGCAAAGCAGAGCAG ACTTTGTACCCGCTCTCCCTCATCAACGGCAGCCTTGATGAGGCCAAGACGAGCCTCTCAACATCCTCGTCCGCCATTGGACGGAATCTAACAGCACACCAGAGCTACGCAATGGTGACAG ggcGTGACATGGTGAGCTCCACCCTGCCAGGTTACCCACCTCACATCCCCTCCCCCGCGCAGTCAGGATACACCACCTCAGCCATCACGGGCATGGTAGCAG caggtGCAGATTACTCGGGTCAGACCTACAGCCACACACCGTACACCACCTACAGCGACGCCTGGAGGTTCACCAACTCCTCCATACTGG